One region of Streptomyces capillispiralis genomic DNA includes:
- a CDS encoding sensor histidine kinase — MRDALLIALFAFLGAAAAGLLGACVLLLIRRRSLTAHLAVVSGVAVTAMLAGTLAVAQAMFLSAHDLTVVTTVVAMAAVVSTVTALLLGRWVVARSRDLALAARSFGDGGAFAAPDGPSTAELAALSRELEATSVRLAESRDRERALESSRRELVAWISHDLRTPLAGLRAMAEALEDGVAAEPDRYLRQIRTEVERLNDMVGDLFELSRIHAGALTLSLSRISLYDLIGDALAGADPLAREHGVRLVGDRVEPVPVEVDGREMSRVLGNLLVNAIRRTPADGTVAVTARRSAEGVVLSVTDGCGGIPDEDLPRVFDTGWRGSHARTPPAGAGLGLAIVRGIVEAHRGSASVRNVTGGCRFEVTLPAARG; from the coding sequence GTGCGTGACGCGCTCCTCATCGCGCTGTTCGCGTTCCTCGGCGCCGCCGCGGCGGGCCTGCTCGGCGCCTGCGTCCTGCTGCTCATCCGGCGCCGGTCGCTGACCGCGCACCTCGCGGTCGTCTCCGGGGTCGCGGTGACGGCGATGCTCGCGGGCACCCTGGCCGTCGCCCAGGCCATGTTCCTCTCGGCACACGACCTGACCGTGGTGACGACGGTCGTCGCCATGGCCGCCGTGGTCTCCACGGTCACCGCGCTGCTGCTGGGCCGCTGGGTCGTCGCCCGCAGCCGGGACCTGGCGCTCGCCGCCCGCTCCTTCGGCGACGGCGGGGCCTTCGCCGCGCCCGACGGCCCGTCCACCGCCGAACTCGCCGCGCTCAGCCGCGAACTGGAGGCCACCAGCGTCAGGCTCGCCGAGTCCCGGGACCGCGAACGGGCCCTGGAGTCCTCCCGGCGGGAACTCGTCGCCTGGATCTCCCACGACCTGCGCACCCCGCTCGCCGGACTGCGTGCGATGGCCGAGGCGCTGGAGGACGGTGTCGCCGCCGAACCCGACCGCTACCTCCGGCAGATCCGCACCGAGGTGGAACGCCTCAACGACATGGTCGGCGACCTCTTCGAGCTCTCCCGCATCCACGCGGGCGCGCTGACCCTCTCGCTCTCCCGGATCTCCCTGTACGACCTGATCGGCGACGCCCTCGCCGGCGCGGACCCGCTCGCCCGCGAACACGGCGTACGGCTCGTCGGCGACCGGGTGGAGCCGGTGCCGGTGGAGGTGGACGGCCGGGAGATGAGCCGGGTGCTCGGCAACCTGCTGGTCAACGCGATCCGCCGGACCCCGGCCGACGGCACGGTCGCCGTCACCGCCCGACGCTCGGCCGAGGGGGTGGTGCTGTCCGTGACGGACGGCTGCGGCGGCATCCCCGACGAGGACCTGCCCCGCGTCTTCGACACCGGCTGGCGCGGCAGCCACGCCCGCACCCCGCCGGCCGGCGCGGGCCTCGGCCTCGCCATCGTGCGCGGCATCGTCGAGGCCCACCGGGGCAGCGCCAGCGTCCGCAACGTCACGGGCGGCTGCCGCTTCGAGGTGACGCTTCCCGCCGCGCGGGGATGA
- a CDS encoding response regulator transcription factor: protein MEQRPPHAEAGARVLVVDDDPTVAEIVTGYLDRAGYVVDRAGDGPDALARAAANWPDLVVLDLMLPGMDGLEVCRRMRGHGPVPVIMLTARGDEDDRILGLEIGADDYVTKPFSPRELVLRVESVLRRARPAPAASGALRAAGLSIDHAARRATKNGVELALTIREFDLLAFFLRNPGRACAREELMREVWGWDFGDLSTVTVHVRRLRGKVEDDPGRPRLIQTVWGVGYRFDPFAGAGEA, encoded by the coding sequence ATGGAGCAACGACCACCGCACGCCGAGGCGGGAGCCCGGGTCCTCGTCGTCGACGACGACCCCACCGTCGCCGAGATCGTCACGGGCTACCTCGACCGCGCCGGGTACGTCGTCGACCGGGCCGGTGACGGCCCCGACGCGCTCGCCCGCGCGGCGGCCAACTGGCCGGACCTCGTCGTGCTCGACCTCATGCTGCCCGGCATGGACGGCCTGGAGGTGTGCCGCCGGATGCGCGGCCACGGGCCGGTCCCGGTCATCATGCTCACCGCGCGGGGCGACGAGGACGACCGCATCCTCGGCCTGGAGATCGGCGCCGACGACTACGTCACCAAGCCGTTCAGCCCGCGCGAACTCGTCCTGCGTGTCGAGTCCGTACTGCGCCGCGCCCGTCCCGCCCCGGCCGCGTCCGGTGCTCTGCGGGCGGCCGGTCTCTCCATCGACCACGCCGCCCGCCGCGCCACCAAGAACGGGGTCGAACTCGCCCTGACCATCCGTGAGTTCGACCTCCTCGCCTTCTTCCTGCGCAACCCCGGGCGGGCCTGTGCGCGGGAGGAACTGATGCGGGAGGTGTGGGGCTGGGACTTCGGCGACCTGTCGACCGTGACCGTCCATGTGCGGCGGCTGCGCGGCAAGGTCGAGGACGATCCGGGCCGGCCCCGGCTCATCCAGACCGTGTGGGGCGTCGGTTACCGCTTCGACCCCTTCGCCGGGGCCGGGGAGGCGTGA
- a CDS encoding glycosyltransferase family 2 protein, protein MRAVTTSSPAPEAGPASVDVVLPCLDEAAALPWVLERVPPGWRALVVDNGSTDGSDRIARELGATVVREGRRGFGAACHAGLTAATADIVCFCDCDASLDPADLVPFVREVRAGEADLVLGRRRPRSLGAWPVHARAGNLALSRLLRRRTGLRLHDLGPLRAARRAELLALDLTDRRSGYPLQMVVRAADAGWRIAEHDVPYAPRTGASKVTGTWRGTFRAVRDMSRVLREAPAREGAAS, encoded by the coding sequence GTGAGAGCCGTGACCACCTCCTCCCCCGCCCCGGAAGCGGGCCCGGCGTCCGTGGACGTCGTCCTGCCCTGTCTCGACGAGGCCGCGGCGCTGCCGTGGGTGCTGGAACGCGTACCGCCCGGCTGGCGCGCCCTCGTCGTGGACAACGGCTCCACGGACGGCTCCGACCGCATCGCCCGCGAACTCGGCGCGACCGTCGTGCGGGAGGGGCGGCGCGGTTTCGGCGCCGCCTGCCATGCCGGGCTGACGGCCGCCACGGCCGACATCGTGTGCTTCTGCGACTGCGACGCCTCGCTGGACCCGGCGGATCTGGTGCCGTTCGTGCGCGAGGTCCGGGCCGGCGAGGCGGACCTGGTGCTGGGGCGGCGCCGGCCGCGGTCGCTCGGGGCCTGGCCGGTCCACGCCCGTGCCGGCAACCTGGCCCTGTCCCGGCTGCTGCGCCGCCGTACCGGACTGCGGCTGCACGATCTCGGCCCGCTGCGGGCCGCCCGGCGCGCGGAGCTGCTCGCCCTGGACCTGACCGACCGGCGCAGCGGCTATCCGCTCCAGATGGTGGTGCGCGCCGCCGACGCCGGCTGGCGGATCGCCGAGCACGACGTCCCCTACGCGCCGCGCACCGGCGCCTCCAAGGTGACCGGCACCTGGCGCGGCACCTTCCGGGCGGTACGGGACATGAGCCGGGTGCTCCGGGAGGCGCCCGCGCGTGAGGGGGCGGCGTCATGA
- a CDS encoding TIGR04282 family arsenosugar biosynthesis glycosyltransferase: protein MTPGTTPETTPVTLLVIAKEPRPGRVKTRLTPPFTPEEAAALAEAALADTLDAVARTPARRRVLVLDGAPGPWLPDGVEVVPQSAGGLDERLAAAFAGCDGPALLIGMDTPQVTPDLLTVDFADCDAYFGPAEDGGFWALGLADPDPGLLRGVPMSTPDTGAAQRRRLARLRVRDLPVLRDVDTAHDAAAVAGAAPGGRFAALLARLTAARR, encoded by the coding sequence ATGACGCCGGGGACGACACCGGAAACGACGCCCGTGACGCTGCTCGTCATCGCCAAGGAGCCCCGCCCGGGCCGGGTGAAGACCCGGCTGACCCCGCCGTTCACTCCCGAGGAGGCGGCGGCGCTCGCCGAGGCCGCGCTCGCCGACACCCTGGACGCGGTGGCGCGCACGCCCGCGCGGCGCCGGGTGCTGGTGCTGGACGGGGCGCCGGGACCCTGGCTGCCGGACGGCGTCGAGGTCGTGCCGCAAAGCGCGGGCGGGCTCGACGAGCGGCTGGCCGCGGCATTCGCCGGGTGCGACGGACCCGCCCTCCTCATCGGCATGGACACGCCCCAGGTGACGCCCGACCTGCTCACCGTGGACTTCGCGGACTGCGACGCGTACTTCGGCCCCGCCGAGGACGGCGGTTTCTGGGCGCTGGGGCTGGCCGACCCCGACCCGGGGCTGCTGCGCGGGGTTCCCATGTCGACCCCGGACACGGGGGCCGCGCAACGGCGGCGGCTCGCCCGTCTGCGGGTGCGCGACCTGCCGGTGCTGCGGGACGTGGACACGGCGCACGACGCGGCGGCGGTCGCCGGTGCGGCGCCCGGCGGACGGTTCGCCGCGCTGCTGGCCCGGCTGACGGCGGCGCGCCGGTGA
- a CDS encoding methyltransferase domain-containing protein, producing MSGARAANRSPGTARIGRQRTTERVVPSAEHAWSADPYADALHTGRGPLFLRRADGWLLPLDVERWCAEADAADLEVLRRCEGTVLDVGCGPGRLVAALGVQGRRALGIDVSAAAVAHTVRRGGQALLRSVFDPLPGTGRWGTALLLDGNIGIGGDPGALLERLARLLAPGGLTIIETVPYPDVDERALVHVTDAHGAPGTPFPWARLGTPALLGYARGAGWRAEAEWSAGERSFVALRGPGATGARPRPGGTKAHGAHRAG from the coding sequence GTGAGCGGGGCACGGGCGGCGAACCGTTCACCCGGCACCGCACGCATCGGGCGGCAGCGCACCACGGAACGGGTCGTTCCGTCCGCCGAGCACGCCTGGTCCGCCGATCCCTACGCCGACGCCCTGCACACCGGCCGGGGCCCGCTCTTCCTGCGCCGGGCCGACGGATGGCTGCTGCCGCTGGACGTGGAACGCTGGTGCGCGGAGGCCGACGCGGCGGACCTGGAGGTGCTGCGGCGCTGCGAGGGCACGGTGCTGGACGTGGGCTGCGGTCCGGGGCGGCTGGTGGCGGCCCTGGGCGTCCAGGGCCGCCGCGCGCTCGGCATCGACGTCAGCGCGGCCGCGGTGGCGCACACGGTCCGGCGGGGCGGGCAGGCGCTGCTCCGCTCCGTCTTCGACCCGCTGCCCGGCACCGGCCGCTGGGGCACGGCCCTGCTCCTCGACGGCAACATCGGCATCGGCGGCGACCCGGGCGCCCTGCTGGAGCGGCTGGCCCGGCTCCTCGCACCGGGCGGCCTGACGATCATCGAGACGGTGCCGTACCCGGACGTCGACGAACGCGCCCTGGTCCACGTCACCGACGCCCACGGCGCCCCCGGCACCCCCTTCCCCTGGGCCCGCCTCGGCACCCCGGCGCTGCTGGGGTACGCGCGGGGCGCGGGCTGGCGGGCCGAGGCCGAGTGGTCGGCCGGTGAACGCTCCTTCGTGGCGCTGCGCGGCCCCGGCGCGACCGGGGCACGCCCCCGGCCCGGAGGGACGAAGGCCCACGGCGCCCACCGGGCCGGGTGA
- a CDS encoding molybdopterin-dependent oxidoreductase, translating to MARSLLPTRPGRGPFSRDFWRSPLRGPRFTSVLGVVLLAGVPILFVTGLLSYAAYNPDLAPVNDKTPDKGILGFYLFPWPTDPPWLYRLTQGVHVTLGLALVPVLLAKLWSVVPKLFTLPPARSLTHALERISLLLLVGGALFEFTTGILNVQLDYVFPGSFYPLHLYGAWVFFGAFVAHVVLKAPVALRTLRTMREGDAEGEASDDATDELVAARPDRPTVSRRGALGLVGGGSLLLLATSAGRSFDGPLRETAVLTPHGGPEPGSGPGAFQINKTAAYAGIRAAETSEEAWRLAVTGRSGTVRLGRADLLGMPLHSAALPIACVEGWSTSDQWWRGVRLRDLAALVGHDDPVDVFVESLQRRGAFRRAALRANQVADPRSLLALFVNGEELTPDHGHPARIIVPAAPGVLNTKWVARLTFGDL from the coding sequence ATGGCACGGTCATTGCTCCCCACCCGCCCCGGGCGTGGCCCGTTCTCGCGGGACTTCTGGCGCAGCCCGCTGCGCGGCCCCCGGTTCACCTCGGTGCTCGGGGTGGTCCTCCTCGCGGGCGTACCGATCCTGTTCGTGACGGGACTGCTGTCGTACGCCGCGTACAACCCGGACCTGGCGCCGGTGAACGACAAGACCCCCGACAAGGGGATCCTCGGCTTCTACCTCTTCCCCTGGCCCACCGACCCGCCGTGGCTGTACCGGCTCACGCAGGGCGTCCACGTCACGCTCGGGCTCGCGCTGGTCCCTGTGCTGCTGGCCAAGCTGTGGTCGGTGGTGCCCAAGCTGTTCACCCTGCCGCCGGCCCGCTCGCTCACCCACGCCCTGGAGCGGATCTCGCTGCTGCTCCTCGTCGGCGGCGCGCTGTTCGAGTTCACCACGGGCATCCTCAACGTCCAGCTCGACTACGTCTTCCCCGGCTCCTTCTACCCGCTGCACCTCTACGGCGCCTGGGTGTTCTTCGGCGCGTTCGTCGCCCACGTGGTGCTGAAGGCGCCGGTGGCGCTGCGCACTCTGCGGACAATGCGCGAGGGGGATGCGGAGGGGGAGGCGAGTGACGACGCGACCGACGAGCTGGTGGCCGCGCGTCCCGACCGGCCGACCGTCTCGCGGCGCGGGGCGCTCGGGCTGGTCGGCGGCGGCTCACTGCTGCTCCTCGCCACCTCCGCCGGGCGCTCCTTCGACGGGCCGCTGCGCGAGACCGCCGTCCTCACCCCGCACGGCGGCCCCGAACCCGGCTCAGGACCCGGCGCCTTCCAGATCAACAAGACGGCCGCCTACGCCGGGATCCGCGCCGCCGAGACGAGCGAGGAGGCGTGGCGGCTGGCCGTCACCGGCCGCTCGGGCACCGTCCGGCTCGGCCGGGCCGACCTGCTCGGCATGCCGCTGCACAGCGCGGCGCTGCCCATCGCCTGCGTGGAGGGCTGGTCCACCTCCGACCAGTGGTGGCGCGGCGTACGGCTGCGGGACCTCGCGGCGCTCGTCGGCCACGACGACCCGGTCGACGTGTTCGTGGAGTCGCTGCAACGCCGCGGTGCCTTCCGGCGCGCCGCGCTGCGCGCCAACCAGGTGGCCGACCCGCGCTCCCTGCTCGCCCTGTTCGTCAACGGTGAGGAGCTGACCCCCGATCACGGCCATCCGGCCCGGATCATCGTCCCCGCCGCTCCCGGCGTGCTCAACACCAAGTGGGTCGCCCGGCTGACCTTCGGTGACCTGTGA
- the msrB gene encoding peptide-methionine (R)-S-oxide reductase MsrB, producing MPYDVEKPDEQWRAELSSSEYAVLRQAATEPAFTGEYTDTRTEGVYSCRACGAELFTSGTKFESHCGWPSFYDPKDTDAVELVEDRSHGMVRTEVRCARCGSHLGHVFEGEGYPTPTDQRYCINSISLRLRPAEG from the coding sequence ATGCCGTACGACGTGGAGAAGCCGGACGAGCAGTGGCGCGCGGAACTGTCGTCGTCGGAGTACGCCGTTCTGCGCCAGGCGGCGACGGAACCCGCCTTCACCGGTGAGTACACCGACACCAGGACCGAGGGCGTCTACTCCTGCCGCGCCTGCGGCGCCGAGCTGTTCACCTCGGGCACCAAGTTCGAGTCGCACTGCGGCTGGCCGTCCTTCTACGACCCCAAGGACACCGACGCCGTGGAGCTGGTGGAGGACCGCTCGCACGGCATGGTGCGCACCGAGGTCCGCTGCGCCCGCTGCGGCTCCCATCTGGGGCACGTCTTCGAGGGCGAGGGCTACCCGACGCCCACCGACCAGCGGTACTGCATCAACAGCATCTCGCTGCGCCTCCGGCCCGCCGAGGGCTGA
- the murC gene encoding UDP-N-acetylmuramate--L-alanine ligase, whose amino-acid sequence MAPGLPTAMDRPHFIGIGGAGMSGIAKILAQRGAKVAGSDAKDSATADALRALGATVHIGHAAGHLADDASCVVVSSAIREDNPELVRAAELGIPVVHRSDALAALMDGLRPIAVAGTHGKTTTTSMLAVSLTELGREPSYAIGGDLDAPGSNALHGAGEIFVAEADESDRSFHKYAPEVAIILNVELDHHANYASMEEIHESFGTFVGRIVPGGTLVISADHEGARELTRRLDGSVRTVTYGEAADADVRVLSVVPQGLRSEVTVELDGDRLTFTVSVPGKHYALNAVAALAAGAALGVPAAELAPALAAYTGVKRRLQLKGEEAGVQVIDSYAHHPTEMTADLEAMRAAAGDGRILVLFQPHLFSRTRELGTEMGQALALADASVVLDIYPAREDPVPGVTSELIIDAARAAGADVTAVHDKADAPAVIAGMAKPGDLVLTMGAGDVTDLGPHILDRLSK is encoded by the coding sequence ATGGCACCCGGCCTTCCTACCGCCATGGACCGACCGCACTTCATCGGCATCGGCGGCGCCGGGATGTCGGGCATCGCCAAGATCCTCGCCCAGCGCGGCGCGAAGGTGGCCGGCAGCGACGCCAAGGACTCCGCGACCGCCGACGCCCTGCGCGCGCTCGGCGCCACCGTGCACATCGGCCACGCCGCCGGGCACCTCGCCGACGACGCCAGCTGCGTGGTCGTCTCCTCCGCCATCCGCGAGGACAACCCCGAGCTGGTGCGGGCGGCCGAGCTGGGCATCCCGGTGGTGCACCGCTCCGACGCCCTCGCCGCCCTGATGGACGGCCTGCGCCCGATCGCGGTGGCCGGCACCCACGGCAAGACCACCACCACCTCCATGCTGGCCGTCTCCCTGACCGAGCTGGGCCGCGAGCCGTCGTACGCGATCGGCGGCGACCTGGACGCCCCCGGCTCCAACGCGCTGCACGGCGCGGGCGAGATCTTCGTAGCCGAGGCCGACGAGTCCGACCGCAGCTTCCACAAGTACGCGCCCGAGGTCGCGATCATCCTCAACGTGGAGCTGGACCACCACGCCAACTACGCGTCCATGGAGGAGATCCACGAGTCCTTCGGGACGTTCGTCGGCCGGATCGTGCCCGGCGGCACGCTGGTGATCTCCGCCGACCACGAGGGCGCCCGGGAGCTGACCCGGCGGCTGGACGGCTCGGTGCGGACGGTGACGTACGGCGAGGCGGCGGACGCCGACGTGCGGGTGCTGTCGGTCGTCCCGCAGGGCCTGAGGAGCGAGGTGACCGTCGAGCTGGACGGCGACCGGCTCACCTTCACCGTGTCCGTCCCCGGCAAGCACTACGCGCTCAACGCGGTGGCCGCGCTCGCCGCGGGCGCGGCGCTCGGCGTCCCGGCCGCCGAGCTGGCCCCGGCGCTGGCCGCGTACACCGGGGTCAAGCGGCGCCTCCAGCTCAAGGGCGAGGAGGCCGGCGTACAGGTCATCGACTCCTACGCGCACCACCCGACCGAGATGACCGCCGACCTGGAGGCGATGCGCGCCGCCGCCGGCGACGGCCGCATCCTCGTGCTCTTCCAGCCCCACCTGTTCTCCCGCACCCGGGAGCTGGGCACCGAGATGGGGCAGGCGCTGGCCCTGGCCGACGCCTCCGTGGTGCTGGACATCTACCCGGCCCGCGAGGACCCGGTCCCCGGCGTCACCAGCGAGCTGATCATCGACGCGGCCCGCGCGGCCGGCGCCGACGTCACGGCCGTCCACGACAAGGCCGACGCCCCCGCGGTGATCGCGGGAATGGCGAAGCCCGGTGATCTCGTTCTGACCATGGGAGCGGGCGACGTCACCGACCTCGGCCCGCACATCCTGGACCGTCTGTCGAAGTAA
- a CDS encoding indole-3-glycerol phosphate synthase: MFTSVLMIEKALTSADVEFVTTLHGDEPVSFHVLLQPRGEQADRLLRAIDDVALGELDEAVREGGTPEGEEAKSVGERALEVSLQALRATGDEAEGRLIGDHPLDALKAMVEEVGADEVIVLTDPHYVEEFFHRDWASRARHKVGVPVLKLFSHSKA, from the coding sequence GTGTTCACAAGCGTACTGATGATCGAGAAGGCCCTGACGTCCGCCGACGTGGAGTTCGTCACCACGCTGCACGGCGACGAGCCGGTCTCCTTCCACGTGCTGCTCCAGCCGCGCGGCGAACAGGCCGACCGGCTGCTGAGGGCCATCGACGACGTCGCGCTCGGCGAGCTCGACGAGGCCGTCCGCGAGGGCGGGACCCCCGAGGGGGAGGAGGCCAAGAGCGTGGGGGAGCGGGCCCTGGAGGTGTCCCTGCAGGCCCTCAGAGCGACCGGCGACGAGGCCGAGGGCCGTCTCATCGGGGACCACCCCCTGGACGCGCTGAAGGCCATGGTGGAGGAGGTCGGGGCGGACGAGGTGATCGTCCTGACCGATCCGCACTACGTGGAGGAGTTCTTTCACCGGGACTGGGCCTCCCGGGCCCGGCACAAGGTGGGGGTGCCGGTGCTGAAACTCTTCTCCCACAGCAAGGCATAG
- a CDS encoding pyrimidine reductase family protein codes for MRRLFPVPHVTDETAAPGGEDGGEWSLAELAAAYAYPEPGPGGREPWLRANMVSTLDGAAQHEGRSQPISCAADMRIFGVLRALADVVVVGAETVRQEGYRPARARTEFAAARAAAGQGPAPAVAVVTAGLDLDFSLPLFTSPLVPTLLLTGAGAAPERVAAAERAGVRVVPAGEGAGVDPARAVRELAGLGHTRLLTEGGPRLLGQVVAAGVLDELCLTVAPMLTAGDAQRIAGGPSVTLPRRFALKSMLEEDGFLFTRYQRT; via the coding sequence ATGCGACGCCTGTTCCCCGTGCCCCACGTGACCGACGAAACAGCAGCTCCCGGCGGGGAGGACGGCGGCGAGTGGAGTCTCGCCGAGCTGGCCGCCGCGTACGCCTACCCCGAGCCGGGGCCCGGCGGCCGCGAGCCGTGGCTGCGGGCCAACATGGTGTCCACCCTCGACGGGGCCGCCCAGCACGAGGGCCGCTCCCAGCCCATCTCCTGCGCGGCCGACATGCGGATCTTCGGTGTGCTGCGGGCCCTCGCGGACGTGGTCGTCGTCGGCGCGGAGACGGTACGGCAGGAGGGCTACCGCCCGGCACGCGCGCGGACCGAGTTCGCGGCGGCGCGCGCGGCGGCCGGGCAGGGACCGGCGCCCGCGGTCGCGGTGGTGACGGCCGGCCTCGACCTCGACTTCTCCCTGCCGCTGTTCACCTCGCCCCTGGTGCCCACGCTGCTCCTGACCGGCGCCGGGGCCGCCCCGGAGCGGGTCGCGGCCGCCGAGCGGGCGGGCGTGCGGGTGGTGCCCGCCGGGGAGGGCGCCGGGGTGGACCCCGCGCGGGCGGTGCGCGAGCTCGCCGGCCTCGGCCACACCCGGCTGCTGACCGAGGGGGGCCCGCGCCTGCTGGGCCAGGTGGTGGCGGCCGGGGTGCTGGACGAGCTCTGCCTCACCGTCGCCCCGATGCTCACCGCCGGTGACGCGCAGCGCATCGCGGGTGGACCCTCGGTGACACTTCCGCGTCGTTTCGCGCTGAAGTCGATGTTGGAGGAAGACGGTTTCCTGTTCACGCGGTATCAGCGGACCTGA
- the zapE gene encoding cell division protein ZapE, with product MSSSSAASRPGPPADVAPLSLCAREPHVPADRLVAEMVPPPRFDSVRFSTYIPDPGQPSQTEAVRVLEGFAAGLDGAAAGSGRRGLFGFGRAPKKAPAGPRGVYLDGGYGVGKTHLLASLWHATPAEPALKAFGTFVELTNLVGALGFQQTVRTLSGHRLLCIDEFELDDPGDTVLVSTLLGKLVEAGVALAATSNTLPGKLGEGRFAAADFLREIQGLSAHFRALRIDGEDYRHRGLPEAPPPHSDELVTRTAHTVEGASLDAFPDLLDHLAKVHPSRYGALTDGLRAVCLTGVRPVPDQSTALRLVVLADRLYDREVPVLASGLPFDRLFSEEMLTGGYRKKYFRAISRLTALARDAGRLAEAV from the coding sequence GTGTCGTCCTCCTCCGCCGCCTCCCGTCCCGGTCCCCCGGCCGACGTGGCCCCGCTGTCCCTGTGCGCCCGCGAGCCGCACGTCCCCGCGGACCGGCTCGTCGCCGAGATGGTGCCGCCGCCGCGGTTCGACTCGGTCCGCTTCAGCACGTACATACCGGACCCCGGTCAGCCGAGCCAGACCGAGGCCGTGCGGGTCCTGGAGGGCTTCGCGGCGGGCCTCGACGGGGCGGCGGCCGGCTCCGGCCGGCGCGGGCTGTTCGGCTTCGGCAGGGCGCCGAAGAAGGCACCGGCCGGTCCGCGCGGCGTCTACCTCGACGGCGGCTACGGCGTCGGCAAGACCCATCTGCTGGCCTCCCTGTGGCACGCCACCCCGGCCGAGCCCGCGCTCAAGGCGTTCGGCACCTTCGTGGAGCTGACCAACCTGGTCGGCGCCCTCGGCTTCCAGCAGACGGTGAGGACCCTCTCCGGGCACCGGCTGCTGTGCATCGACGAGTTCGAACTGGACGACCCGGGTGACACCGTGCTCGTCTCCACCCTGCTCGGCAAGCTGGTCGAGGCGGGCGTCGCGCTCGCCGCCACCTCGAACACACTGCCGGGCAAGCTCGGCGAGGGGCGGTTCGCGGCGGCGGACTTCCTGCGGGAGATCCAGGGCCTGTCGGCCCACTTCCGCGCCCTGCGCATCGACGGCGAGGACTACCGCCACCGGGGGCTGCCCGAGGCGCCGCCGCCCCACTCCGACGAGCTGGTGACCAGGACCGCGCACACCGTCGAGGGCGCCTCGCTGGACGCCTTCCCCGACCTGCTGGACCACCTCGCGAAGGTGCACCCCAGCCGCTACGGCGCGCTCACCGACGGGCTGCGCGCGGTGTGCCTCACCGGTGTGCGGCCGGTGCCGGACCAGTCGACCGCGCTCCGGCTGGTCGTGCTCGCGGACCGGCTCTACGACCGCGAGGTGCCCGTGCTCGCCTCGGGCCTGCCCTTCGACCGGCTGTTCAGCGAGGAGATGCTGACGGGCGGCTACCGCAAGAAGTACTTCCGGGCGATCTCGCGCCTCACCGCGCTGGCCCGGGACGCGGGACGGCTCGCCGAAGCCGTGTGA
- a CDS encoding carbonic anhydrase: MQPLIDNARTFGQRPEEFARLAEGQSPDVLFITCSDSRVVPALITGARPGELFELRTAGNIVPPYASGRPTAEAATVEYAVEVLGVSDIVVCGHSHCGAIGALVRGDDLDAVPAVRDWLAHAADEPASADAADPACAEAVQHHVLAQLLRLRSYPCVEQRLAAGRLRLHGWYYEVHTGAVREHRAGTDAFEAL, from the coding sequence ATGCAGCCCCTCATCGACAACGCCCGCACGTTCGGACAGCGCCCTGAGGAGTTCGCCCGCCTCGCCGAGGGACAATCCCCCGACGTCCTGTTCATCACCTGCTCCGACTCGCGGGTCGTACCGGCCCTGATCACGGGCGCCCGGCCCGGCGAGCTCTTCGAACTGCGCACCGCGGGCAACATCGTCCCGCCGTACGCCTCCGGGCGTCCCACCGCCGAAGCGGCCACCGTCGAGTACGCCGTGGAGGTGCTCGGCGTGTCCGACATCGTGGTCTGCGGCCACTCCCACTGCGGCGCCATCGGCGCGCTGGTCCGCGGCGACGACCTCGACGCCGTACCGGCCGTGCGCGACTGGCTGGCGCACGCCGCGGACGAGCCCGCGTCCGCCGACGCGGCCGACCCGGCCTGCGCGGAGGCGGTGCAGCACCACGTGCTGGCCCAGCTGCTCCGGCTGCGCTCGTACCCCTGTGTCGAGCAACGGCTGGCCGCGGGCCGGCTCCGGCTGCACGGCTGGTACTACGAGGTGCACACCGGAGCCGTGCGCGAACACCGCGCCGGCACCGACGCGTTCGAGGCGCTGTGA